Proteins found in one Panicum hallii strain FIL2 chromosome 4, PHallii_v3.1, whole genome shotgun sequence genomic segment:
- the LOC112889069 gene encoding uncharacterized protein LOC112889069, translated as MGREAGAHHQAAPGHGEMEAAHEHEHGHRKRRVPRIWERQRRKSTGLVWAMVILCTLLAIGVIVAGATVFAVYLLYKPKMPYLLVSDARLERLEYGQSGTILDLQLALTIQAENTNSKTDATFSGVNLVVGFHGADVALLRAGTFSVARRSAVPLRYQVVSVGRQLSPDGMQYMDGALRAGVVPLDLFGKARTTWKVGIFASLQFWTRISCRFLFNYPGNGTAMPIDCRSKSP; from the coding sequence ATGGGCAGAGAGGCGGGAGCCCACCACCAGGCTGCTCCCGGCCATGGCGAGATGGAGGCGGCCCACGAGCACGAGCACGGCCACAGGAAGCGGCGGGTGCCGCGGATCtgggagcggcagcggcgcaaGAGCACCGGCCTGGTGTGGGCGATGGTGATCCTGTGCACGCTGCTGGCCATCGGCGTCATCGTCGCCGGCGCCACGGTGTTCGCTGTCTACCTGCTGTACAAGCCCAAGATGCCgtacctgctggtctctgacgCGCGGCTGGAGCGCCTCGAGTACGGGCAGTCGGGCACCATCCTGGACCTGCAGCTGGCGCTCACCATCCAGGCCGAGAACACCAACTCCAAGACCGACGCCACCTTCTCCGGGGTCAACCTCGTCGTCGGCTTCCACGGCGCCGACGTCGCCCTGCTGCGGGCCGGGACTTTCTCCGTCGCGCGCCGCAGCGCCGTGCCGCTGCGGTACCAGGTGGTGTCGGTGGGGCGGCAGCTCAGCCCCGACGGGATGCAGTACATGGACGGCGCGCTCCGGGCCGGCGTCGTGCCGCTCGACCTCTTCGGCAAGGCGCGCACCACCTGGAAGGTGGGCATCTTCGCCTCGCTCCAGTTCTGGACGCGCATCTCCTGCCGCTTCCTCTTCAACTACCCCGGCAACGGCACCGCCATGCCCATCGACTGCCGCTCCAAGTCGCCGTAG